The DNA segment CCGGTTTTGCTTTCATTCCTAACCACCGACCCAAAAAGGCCTATTTCCTTTACCTTATAGTTCCTTTTCAACTCCGGAAGCAGCTCATCCAGTCTTCCCAGAACAATATCCCTTTTGATCATATTGGTTCCCTTATGAAATCTCTGACACAGACTTTGGATGGTCTTTTTATATTATTGCTTTGGTTGGCTCTGTAGAAAACCTATTTCCTGCTGCAAACTACTTGAGGTTTTAAAAAGGATAAAATCCGGCTCTGTAGAAACCCTCGATATTCAGGCAAAATGAGAATAAACGATAATTCAAAATGTGCTGTCAGCTATTGATGATATTTGACAATTTTGATCTATAGATATTGGTTTCGATAGGTATTCTACAGAGCCAGTTTCGGTTTAAATTAAGAGCCTCCTGCAGTAGATATTTTAATTAAGAGTTCCGTTTTTTGGGCTTAGCTATAACCCTTGATATCTGTGCGGGGAATACTATACGAACAAAGCAGAATCAATAAATAAACCAGAACGTTCGCCTACGTTGAATACAATAAAGATAGTATTATGCCTGTTTCCAAACTAAAACGTTATTTACCCAAGCAGGTCAATCCTACCATCCTTAAGACCAGTCGGGAGTACCTTGAAGAGAGCAATAAAATCTCAATCAGCATCAAAGGCATTACCTGGAACACAATAAGAACAGAAACTCCAACAAGGCAATAGATCAGGAACCTCTGAGTGACGAAAATATCAAAAGAATAGAAGAGTCACTGAAAAATTTTCAGCATGGAAGATTCTACATTCAAGGTAAGATAGCGGCTGAGTTGGGACTTCGGTAATATACTCGATTCTCTATTCATCTGCTGCGCTTAAAGATCTCCAGCGATATTGCAGAAAAAGCAGTTAAGTCTATCAAAGCTACAGAGCCGATTTTCCACAATTCTTACAATAAACATCTTCTTGATTTATAGAATATGCATAGCTTGATTTGGCGGGTTTGGGTTGGTTCAGGAATATCCTGTAGGAATGTTCAGAATTGAACTGGTTGATATAGAATAGTATGAAGTGGATGTATGGTTGAGAATGATACAGAGAATATTGTAGGTATCCTTTTGATACCATCCATTATTTAAGCCATTAATATTCCAAAGGTTAAATAAAATTAAAGCAGTATCTTTAAAATACTGCTTTGCTTAAATAATATAGACACTTTTTTTGCCTACAAGGATTCTTTATTACACTTCTTTGACCTTGAAGGATTCCAGAAGGATACCGGGGTTGGTCTTCCCGCTGGTGAAGGACTTCTTGGACTTGAGGTCGTTGATGGTTATCTTTGCAGGGGCGAACATGCCTGCATCCACCTTGAAGAAATCAAAGCCGGCTTCCTTGAAGGTTGTGTAGAAGGGCTTGCCGAAGTCCTTTGATGTTGTGGAGGGTGCTTTCTTCACGAAGTCCTCGAGCTTCTCGGCGTCTCCGTACTCCACTGTGTAGTATGTCTCACCGCAGTAGATGATACAGTCGTTGGTGGAACCCATGCATTTTGTGTCGTCGCCTACTATGGGTGCTATCGGGGCGACACCAAAGCCGCTCTTGATGGTGTTGATATCGAAGCCGATGGATTCGAGCTTGTGGATACCGGTCTCCACGACACGGGCTGAGATCTGCACGCTGCCTGCGATGGAAGCTGTGGGTGCCACTGCGATATAGACATTCTCCGGGTCAACGCTGCAGTGCTTGGCTATGTACTCGACTACCTCCTCAGTGGGAAGGGCGCTTGACTCCATGACAAGTACCGCGAATTCTGAGTCGTCCTTGTAGCCGATCTCCTCGTAGAGCTCCTTTGGCTTGAGGCCAAGTGCCCTTGCAGGACCTGAGCCCATACCGAAGTACTTGCCCACGGATATCCTCCAGCCTGCGTACTGGGAAGCCATGCACGCAACTGTCGGGTGGTCTGTAGCTACCTGTATTGCAGGCATTGGGAGCCCGCCAATATCGACTTTCGTGTAATTGAGATCTGCAAGGTCTGCAAGACAGAGGCGTGACAGGTACATGCCCGCATCATAGCCGCCTTCCATGTTGACACCACAGTCGATGACAGTTGCACCATTGTCGAGCTCCATGGATTTTATCTTGAGCTCCTCTTCCCAGTCAAGCATCTCGTCGATGATCGCAATTCCCTTTTCGTTGACACTTATCACGCTATCACTCTTGTACAGTTGATTGACTGTCATTATACAGGGAAGCATATATAGGTTTCGAAAATCAGCATGCCACCGGGCGTGGATAAGATATGTCACTTAACGTCACTTAACTGAAAAACATCTCATTCAGCTTTTTTCAGGGTCAGCCAGAAAACACTTCCCTGCCCTTCAGGATTATCAAGCACTCCGACCTGTTCGTTATGCAGGTCAATGATCCTTTTGACAATGGCAAGCCCTATACCCGTGCCCCTCACACTATCTTTATGCAGGCGCTTGAAACGTTCAAAGACAGCAAGCTTGTCCTTATCAGGAATACCTTCACCCTGGTCTGCGACACTGATCTTCCATTTGTCTCCGGCATCGTCTATCCTGACCTTGATCAGACTTTCATCTGCAGTATACTTCACGGCATTTGACACCAGGTTACTGAACACCCGCTCTATCATCGGGTTGACCACGGCAGGATAAGCTCCCTCGAAAAGGAGATCAATATTGACACCTTTGCTCTGCATGTCAATGGAGAAGTTATCGACCGAATCCGCCAGAAGTGAAGCGACATCCATCCTTACGAAACCAATTTCCTCAATGGATTCCAGCTTTGCAAGATGGGCAGCGCCCTCTATAAGATCTATGAGCTTGCTGGTGGATCTGGAGATGTTCTCAATAATGGATCTTTTCCGCTCATCCATTTCCGCTTCAATAAGCAGCTCGCTGAAAGATTTGATGAGGCCCGCAGGGTTCAGAAGATCATGCCGCATGATATCGGTGAAGAGATCCTTGAGCTCGTTGGAGCGCTCCAGCTGGCGGGCATACTCGTGCAGCTGCACCTCTGCTTTTTTCCTCTCAGTGACATCTTCCCCGGAGATGAGTATCCCTGAGAAGTTGCCTTTGTCATCTTTGAGGAGGGAGTCATACCAAAGAAAAGAGCGTTCTTCCCCGCTGCTTATAATAAGCGGGTACTCATGATATTCACACATCCGGATCGAGCCTTTTAGAAGCTCATCATAGGTTCGCCTCACCTGAGAGGAATAGTTCTCCGGCACGAAGGAGCTTATCCAGTTCTTGCCAAGCGTCTTTTCCTTTTTGTAGCCAAGGAAGTCGGAGCCTTTCTTGTTGATATGCACAAGATTGTAGTTCTGGTCCAGAACTGCTATCAGTACGCCTACATAGTCCAGATAGTCATAGGCTTTGTTGCGGTCCATTAGCAGGGCGTCATGCTGCTGCTTTATCCTGAGGAGGGAGGAGATCTTCTTATCCAGCTCGAACTTGCCTACGGGCTTTTTAAGGAATTCGTCGGCGCCTGCCTCTATACCTTTCTGGTGGTCCTCTTTGGAAGTGAGGGCCGTTATCATGATTATCGGGATGAAGTCGATCCTGTATTCATGCCTGATGATCCTGCAGACCTCGTATCCATCCATGTCAGGCATCATCACGTCAAGTAAAATGAGATCAGGCATCTCATTTTTTACTTTATCGAGCGCATCTTTCCCATTGTAGGCCGTAATGACCTCATAATCATTATTCAGGTACGCACGCATGAGCTCTACATTCAGCAGCTCGTCGTCAACAACAAGTATCCTCGGTCTGGCTCCGCTGGTCATATAATAAAGTGTAGTATAAACTTATATTTATATAAAATTACCGTAATAAATGCATGGGTTTTGCCTCCTGCGGCAAAAAGGAAATTAGTGTGCGAAGTTATCAAGGATTATCAATGATCTCAACAGATATGAGCCTCACATAGTCGATAAAAGGTTCAAGGTTGACTATCTCATCCTTTGTAAGGCCGCGTGCATCAAAAACAAAACTTCCTTCTACAGTCATTGAAGAACCGGGAGTCAGGCTTTCATTGACTGTGATGGAAGTGTCTTCCGTGATTATCCTGTCTGATATACCTTCACTGAAAACAGGCTCTGCCACAGAAACATTCACCGTCTGCCCCCTTCCGTTGTAGAGTACAAAGCTATAGGAGTAGACCTGCCGGTCTGTGGTGTTCTCACTGAGTGCACCTATTGCAGCCGAACTTTCGGTGATTCTCAGTTCCTCTGATGCGGCAGGCTCAGCGGTAAGCATGAGAGGTACCAGCACTACCAGAATGCCTGCGATAAAAGCAATACCACAATAAAAGAGATTCCTGTTAAGATGCATTTTCCAGAATATGGAGAATATGACATTAATACTTTTTTAGACGCATGCTGCCAGCGTCATTAAATGTGGGTATGAGGCGCGATGATAAGATCTCAAGATCTCAAAGCATTTGATACTTGTTGGCCTGCTAACATTATGCTGGTTGGCCTGTTAGCACTATTGTTGGTTGGTCTGCACAATATCTCACAAGGACGTCATGACATTTCGCGCCCCGTTCTCCCCAAAATAATATTGGCAGGCTGCTATAAATAATTACTGAATATTATCTGCAAAATTCGGCCTGTATAATTTTACCTGCATAGAATACCAGAAGATGCTGCAACATATTTATAATAGAGTACGCATAATATTATTCTCAGAACTATTTCAGTATAGAACCGAAGAGAGTAAAAAATGAACTGCTCAACCTGCGATTATAGAAGATCCATCCCCTTGTATACCAAGTGTGCAGGGATAGCCGGCAGGTGCAGAGCCGGCACATCATACTATTGCAGCCATCCGGAGATAGGGAACCCGGTGCCCCTTATTCCTGCAGATCGCTGCGTGCTCGATGACTGCCCTGTGATAAAGAACCTGAATGATGCCTCGGCACATCCCGGGACAGCCGGATGACACCTGTGCTGGCCCCGGGGTGCGAACCCGTCAGTCCACTAATTCCCCTATGACCTTGTAATCGTCAAAGACCTCTTCAGCATGGGGTGCATCATCCATCTGTTCCGTCAGTTCACGGCCGCCTTCATGTTCGTAATGCTCCCCGTCAAACCATGTATTGCTGTCGGTAACGTCGTAAACCTTGCCCTTGTAGGCCACATAGATCTCTTTCGACTTCTTGCCATCATACTTTGAAAGTTCTTCCCTTGTAAATTCCCTCATGATCCTGCTCCTGTTGATCCTCACATTCATGTGTGCCGCTAAAGTTCATATCTCTTTGCACCGGTAAGGCTCTTTGTGGATTCTTCTGCCGGCTATATTGTACAGAACACAGGAACTGAAACAACAGCAGGATATTATATCTGAAAATATGGGAAGGAGCTGAGGAAAGGATAATAGGCAAGGAATACTATAAGAGGGACCCGTTGAGCAAGGTCAGGCCATGCGCTTAAGCTTGACTGCAAGGACAGAGGCGCCCAAAAGCGTGGTGGTTTTTCGGACACCTCACCTTTCCTTGATTTCGTTTTTCAATGTACCGTTTTTCGTTGTATCCGTTTTTATGACCAACCACCCTAAGAAAATTATTTTCTTAGAACACGGGTCTAATGCACAAATTGTGCACATCCTACAAAAAGATGCCTATATAGGTACTTATATATAAAAAGATAGTCTATATAGAACATTAAAAATAACAGAGTAATTATAGAGGCGAAAAAGACTATTCCACTTTTCTGGATTAGTTCTTATCTTTCCTTTTATTTGAAGCGGTGTTATGTGAACCCTGACACCATGCATCGATCTCAAGGTCACCGGCGCTCTTTGTGCCGGAACCATCCTCAGTGATCTCACACCAGCTCTCTATCTCACTGTCAAGGGAGGGCAGTTCAATGTCCTTTACAGGCTTCTCTTTTTTACTATCTTTGTTGTCCATCCGATTATCTCCTTCTACAAATGAATATAAGCTCTGCCGATAAGAAAATGCCTGCATGGGGTACTGCAGGCAATTCCTAATCATGACCCGGAAACTGCTTCAATGGACCTTATTTCCACAAGCTGTCCCCACATGTGGAAGCTTGCCATATCCTCTGCAGGATACGCTGTGAACTCCACTTCCAGCCCGTCCTCCCTGAACTCCTCTCCAAGGTTCAGCGGATCATAGTTTACATCATCATCGCCTGCTATCCCATAGAATCCGCCCTCCAGGTCCATATAGACCACAGTACCGGTCGTACGGATCATGGCTTCAGGAGTCACGGCATTAACTGTGAGTTCAAAGGTTTCCTCACTTCCCTTAATATCCTCCCAGGGGCGCTTGTAAACAGCAGAGATGTTATGGATGCCTTCTTCTGCAACTTCGAATGTCCAGTTGTGCACACCACCTGCGCCTACTACTCCTTCGGCTGCGGGATCCTGCACATACTCATCATCCACCGGAGAAAGACCCGGACTTGCCGACACTTTCCATGAGTATCCTGTTGTCGGGTTCTCCCTAAGGCTTATTACCAGTATATCCCCTTTTAGGGCTCTTATAGGGGATGTGTTATTGTCTTCAGTGTAGACTGAAGTCATAGGCTCGAATGATGGAGTGTTGTTATCTGCAGATGCATCCGACCCTTCAGGAATATTTGCTCCTTCATCTTCCGTGCCGTTATCCATAATACTGCTGCCGGTATCAGTGCATCCTGATGTAATAGCTGCTAATGCAATAATCCCGACTATAAGTAAAAGACCTGCCTTTGTCGTAGCATATTCCTCCTGTATGTAAAAAAAGCGTTCTGTATATTTATGTCTTGTTTAGACTGCAGGTCTGTCCGCAGCCTTTTTACCTATTTTCATTGCCCATTGTCCTTCGACTGTTCTGTCAGTCTGACTCTTGCTTATATATCAGCATTGACAAACAATTAAATGTACATTCGGTCATAAAATAATACGGCTGATAGACACATGTCGCAGCAATTCCGGAGAGTGGGCCGGAAAAGTAGGAGATAGTGGCAATGGATTCCGGACATAAACACATGCATGGTGATAAAACAGATGAGAAGACACCTGAAGAACAGAAGCACCTCATGAAACAGGCGGAGCACAGGGATCATCATACGGGCATGCTTGAAGACTTTAAAAGAAGGTTCGTAATTTCAGTCATTTTAAGTATACCGGTCCTTGTCCTGTCAGCTCACATACAGGCTTTTTTCGGCTTCGAATTAACGTTCCCCGGAGATGAGATAGCGGTATTCGTGCTATCCTCAGTGATATACTTCTATGGAGGATATCCGTTCCTTACAGGCTTCTTCAATGAGCTCAGGACAAAGACCCCGGGCATGATGACACTGATAGCTGTTGCGATTACTGTGGCCTACATATACAGCTCTGCGGTGATTTTCGGTCTTGAGGGAGAGGTGTTCTTCTGGGAACTGGTCACCCTTATAGACATCATGCTCCTTGGCCACTGGCTCGAGATGCGCTCCGTGATGGGAGCCTCGAGGGCACTGGAGGAACTGGTCAGGATAATGCCCTCTGTTGCCCACCTGGTAAAGGATGACAAAGTAGTGGACGTGCAAGTCGAAGAACTTAAAGTGGGGGACAGTGTGCTTGTCAAGCCCGGAGAGAAAGTTCCGGTTGATGGTGTTGTCACCAGAGGCGGGAGCAGTGTCAACGAGGCCATGCTGACAGGGGAATCATTGCCGGTGCAGAAGAAAGCAGGAGACACCGTCATAGGAGGATCTGTCAACGGGGAAGGTTCTATTGAGGCAGAGGTCCGCAAGACAGGCAAAGATACCTACCTTAGCCAGGTCATCGACCTTGTGGAGAGCGCGCAGGGCAGCAGGTCAAGAACTCAGGACCTGGCAAACCGGGCAGCCCTTGTGCTTACCGTAATAGCCCTGAGTGTGGGTATCCTGACCCTTGCAGCATGGCTGTATTTTGGAAGTACCTTTGTCTTTGCACTGGAAAGAGCAGTGACCGTCATGGTTATCGCCTGTCCCCACGCCCTCGGTCTGGCCATACCCCTTGTGGTGGCTGTGTCCACTTCCCTTGCAGCTAACTCCGGCCTGCTTATCCGGGACCGGCAGGCTTTTGAGAGAGCAAGGGACCTGCAGGCGATCATATTCGATAAGACTGGCACCCTTACCGAAGGAAAGTTCGGGGTCACCGATATAGTACCCCTGGCAGATATGAACCGGGAGGATATACTCAGGCTCACGGCCTCGCTTGAGTCAAATTCCGGTCACCCGATAGCAGTGGGTATTACTGACAGCGCCAGGCAGAAAGGCCTTGACATAAAAAGTCCGGAGAGCTTCAACTCCATTCCCGGCAAAGGCGTGGAGGGCGTTGTGGAAGGCAGGAAACTTAAAGTCGTCAGTCCGGGATACCTACGTGAGACAGGGATCAGCATCGGTGATGAGAGTGTAGGCAATGTTGAGAAGCAAGGCAAGACTGTCGTTTTCCTTCTGGAGGAAGAAAGGCCTCTTGGAGCCCTAGGGCTTGCAGATCTTGTCAGGCGGGAGTCAAGGGAAGCCATAGACCGGCTGAAATCCATGGATATAAAATGCATGATGCTCACAGGCGATAATGAGTTCGTTGCCAGGTGGGTGTCTGAGGAACTGGGACTTGATGAATACTTTGCAGGGGTGCTGCCTCACCAGAAGGCTGAGAAGGTAAAGGAAGTGCAGCAGAAGTACATCGTAGCCATGGTAGGCGACGGCGTGAACGATGCCCCTGCGCTTGTTCAGGCAAATGTGGGCATTGCCATTGGAGCCGGTACGGATGTAGCCATCGAGAGTGCGGATATCGTACTCGTGAAGAACGATCCCAGGAATGTTGCGGACATAGCCGTACTCGCCAGGAAGACCTACTCCAAGATGTTCCAGAACCTGCTCTGGGCTACGGGCTACAACGCCTTTGCAATTCCCCTGGCAGCCGGGGTGCTCTATACTTCCGGCATTTTCCTCACTCCTGCAGCAGGGGCTTTCCTGATGAGTATCAGCACTGTTATTGTTGCCATCAATGCGAAGACACTCAGGATGTGACATCTCTTATGACATGATGCAAACATCAAAAGATATATTAGATATTAAAGTAGAGTAATTGTGTAGACTAAAAGGGAGTCTTAAGGGGGAATCAATGAAATGATCCAGGCAATAATACAGGGATGGTTAGTGAAGAAGATGATGGCTTTGCCCACGTGGCTTTTGATGGCATTGGGTGCTGTCATGGTAGTTAACTGGGTACGTGGGCGCAGGAAGGGTAGCGCTTAAGGTATGTGTTTTTTCCATTGTGTATGCATAATACACTGCATTTTTTATACAGAGTGGAGGTAAAATGAATGAACCCTGTGAACAGTATGATAGGATATTATGGCTTTTTTCCTATGTTGATAATGATGCTATTCTGGATAATGCTCACAATAGGAATAGTGCTGCTGGTAAAATGGTTCATTGATCAGAACAAAGGTCAAAGCGAAACAAAAGAAGTGACTGCCATGGAAGCAGCACAGCTGCGTTATGCGAGAGGGGAGATCAGCAGGGAAGAGTTTGAAGAGATCAGAAGGAACCTGGAGGAATAGGCGTGGCAAGAAAGAATCTAGTGGTGATAGCACTTGCACTGATAGTTGCAGGTATAGCCGGACTGGTGTATCTTGCTTCCATCCCGGGGTACGTTCCCGGCATCAGGGGTCCCGGATATCCTGACACTGCATATCCCGTTAATGAGGATACTCTGGAGGCCGACTATGAGTCCAACGGGCAGATGATCTACTATACCGGATATAACGAGACAGGCCAGCGGATCGACACAAGCGGCGGACCTCACTGGCTCTATGTGCATGGAGGCAGCTGTGTCCACTGTCATGGAGAAGACGGAAAAGGAGGAGTGCCTGTAATGATGGGATATGTAGTGCCAGCCGATATAACCTATGAAGGGCTCATTTCAGATGAACATGCCGAACATGAACCCTACACGGATGAGACTCTCAGAAGGGCCATAAGATCAGGGATAGACCCGGAAGGCCGTCCTCTTGACGCAACCATGCCAAGATGGGATATGACGGATGAGGATATAAGCGATCTGATAGATTATTTGAAGACTCTCTGAAAAAAGGAAAATCGCCTGTGGACAGGCAGTATT comes from the Methanolobus chelungpuianus genome and includes:
- a CDS encoding copper-translocating P-type ATPase; its protein translation is MDSGHKHMHGDKTDEKTPEEQKHLMKQAEHRDHHTGMLEDFKRRFVISVILSIPVLVLSAHIQAFFGFELTFPGDEIAVFVLSSVIYFYGGYPFLTGFFNELRTKTPGMMTLIAVAITVAYIYSSAVIFGLEGEVFFWELVTLIDIMLLGHWLEMRSVMGASRALEELVRIMPSVAHLVKDDKVVDVQVEELKVGDSVLVKPGEKVPVDGVVTRGGSSVNEAMLTGESLPVQKKAGDTVIGGSVNGEGSIEAEVRKTGKDTYLSQVIDLVESAQGSRSRTQDLANRAALVLTVIALSVGILTLAAWLYFGSTFVFALERAVTVMVIACPHALGLAIPLVVAVSTSLAANSGLLIRDRQAFERARDLQAIIFDKTGTLTEGKFGVTDIVPLADMNREDILRLTASLESNSGHPIAVGITDSARQKGLDIKSPESFNSIPGKGVEGVVEGRKLKVVSPGYLRETGISIGDESVGNVEKQGKTVVFLLEEERPLGALGLADLVRRESREAIDRLKSMDIKCMMLTGDNEFVARWVSEELGLDEYFAGVLPHQKAEKVKEVQQKYIVAMVGDGVNDAPALVQANVGIAIGAGTDVAIESADIVLVKNDPRNVADIAVLARKTYSKMFQNLLWATGYNAFAIPLAAGVLYTSGIFLTPAAGAFLMSISTVIVAINAKTLRM
- a CDS encoding protease inhibitor I42 family protein, encoding MDNGTEDEGANIPEGSDASADNNTPSFEPMTSVYTEDNNTSPIRALKGDILVISLRENPTTGYSWKVSASPGLSPVDDEYVQDPAAEGVVGAGGVHNWTFEVAEEGIHNISAVYKRPWEDIKGSEETFELTVNAVTPEAMIRTTGTVVYMDLEGGFYGIAGDDDVNYDPLNLGEEFREDGLEVEFTAYPAEDMASFHMWGQLVEIRSIEAVSGS
- a CDS encoding SHOCT domain-containing protein codes for the protein MLIMMLFWIMLTIGIVLLVKWFIDQNKGQSETKEVTAMEAAQLRYARGEISREEFEEIRRNLEE
- a CDS encoding c-type cytochrome — protein: MARKNLVVIALALIVAGIAGLVYLASIPGYVPGIRGPGYPDTAYPVNEDTLEADYESNGQMIYYTGYNETGQRIDTSGGPHWLYVHGGSCVHCHGEDGKGGVPVMMGYVVPADITYEGLISDEHAEHEPYTDETLRRAIRSGIDPEGRPLDATMPRWDMTDEDISDLIDYLKTL
- the mch gene encoding methenyltetrahydromethanopterin cyclohydrolase, which gives rise to MISVNEKGIAIIDEMLDWEEELKIKSMELDNGATVIDCGVNMEGGYDAGMYLSRLCLADLADLNYTKVDIGGLPMPAIQVATDHPTVACMASQYAGWRISVGKYFGMGSGPARALGLKPKELYEEIGYKDDSEFAVLVMESSALPTEEVVEYIAKHCSVDPENVYIAVAPTASIAGSVQISARVVETGIHKLESIGFDINTIKSGFGVAPIAPIVGDDTKCMGSTNDCIIYCGETYYTVEYGDAEKLEDFVKKAPSTTSKDFGKPFYTTFKEAGFDFFKVDAGMFAPAKITINDLKSKKSFTSGKTNPGILLESFKVKEV
- a CDS encoding cytochrome b5 domain-containing protein produces the protein MREFTREELSKYDGKKSKEIYVAYKGKVYDVTDSNTWFDGEHYEHEGGRELTEQMDDAPHAEEVFDDYKVIGELVD
- a CDS encoding sensor histidine kinase; translated protein: MTSGARPRILVVDDELLNVELMRAYLNNDYEVITAYNGKDALDKVKNEMPDLILLDVMMPDMDGYEVCRIIRHEYRIDFIPIIMITALTSKEDHQKGIEAGADEFLKKPVGKFELDKKISSLLRIKQQHDALLMDRNKAYDYLDYVGVLIAVLDQNYNLVHINKKGSDFLGYKKEKTLGKNWISSFVPENYSSQVRRTYDELLKGSIRMCEYHEYPLIISSGEERSFLWYDSLLKDDKGNFSGILISGEDVTERKKAEVQLHEYARQLERSNELKDLFTDIMRHDLLNPAGLIKSFSELLIEAEMDERKRSIIENISRSTSKLIDLIEGAAHLAKLESIEEIGFVRMDVASLLADSVDNFSIDMQSKGVNIDLLFEGAYPAVVNPMIERVFSNLVSNAVKYTADESLIKVRIDDAGDKWKISVADQGEGIPDKDKLAVFERFKRLHKDSVRGTGIGLAIVKRIIDLHNEQVGVLDNPEGQGSVFWLTLKKAE